tacctTGCTTTACTTTTCATGTATTTCTActttaaacttaattattgATGGCATGTAAAGCAGAACATAATTGGTATATATCaggtatataattaaattaataatagtcgaacaaaaattttaaaagacctaaattattgaaacaaataaaatgaaatttctaaGTAATCTAAACTTTATTTCACATGGTTTTGAAATGGGGACCAGGTAAGATGGCTATCTTTGGATTATTGTCACTAACACCACATTGTTGGGCAGTGGGGAATCATTGTTTTGCTGATTAGTGTGGAAGTGAAGAAATCAATTCTTggaataaaatgtaaataaaagaatttaaaaaattcaaatataactGATGAAATTTCACGCCTAAGTAAAGCcacaaatatagtaatattagtatatatagtgGAATTATAGCGGTTAAGATAGAGGAGGAAAAATCTTGAAGTTTAGCTTGAAGTTTAGTATTTCAAAGCCATCACACTCTacaaaaaacacacaaaaagcCAAAGATTGAGAGAATATTTGTACGCCATTGATCTTGAGATTTGTTGCTTCCCATGTCACTTGTAGCTTTTgacttcatttttttggtaatttattGTGTTCATGAAAAATTGCAATCTGCAACTTTGCTTGGATACAAACCCAATGCTTAGAGCATTCATTACTTTTGAGGATTGACCATACCACAACCTATTTTCTCATATTGTGTGTAAATTGGTGTAGTAGTGATAGAGTGGTTATATGTTAATAATGAGTTTTTAACatttgtagtactagtatatagaAAAACCAAATCTAGtgtatatcaaatttaatgtatatgtGTGCATGGCTGCATGTATGTTTATGAAATGAGTCTGATATACgggttatattttttttaacagaATACAACTTATTTAGTGGCATTATTAAAGTATATGTAGCtagattattaatattaatattgagtATGAATAAAGATGTGTCACATGGGCGAAGAAACACAATAATAGATCCAATAAACCTTTTTGATGATTATCTGTTGTAGTATTTGGGTGATGTAAAAAAGATTATGAGAAATATGAGAGCAGAGTGACGCATGGTTGAATGAAGAAAGTTTTTACCTTGATAGCAGTAAAGTGTAAATTTTATACCAAAAGCACGAAAAAGACGAGAAAGGCCGTACCGTTGGCAGTGTGTCATAATTTACCTTTGAAATGGGTAGGTGGGGTAAGTAATTACGATCAGTAAAAGTTAATTACTCATAAATATCTGCATGTTTTCTTGTATTGAGTGCTGATATGCCCCTTTCCACACTACATTATCCACAGTCAAACTTAttcatatactcctatataggTAGCTTCTGCAATTTTAATTACACCGCCCGTTTCATTAAATAAactatagtagtagtacttaaaaAGAcctgaatttttaatttgtaattggaaagtaagaaaaaaatatttaactagTACCTCCTCCGGTAAAAgtctcatttcattatttttgtctTGTCTCCATTAGAAATCTCATTTTACTTATATTAGTTTTGGCAAGTGGacacacatttcacaaactcaaattttattataaaatcaatacaaTGTATAAGAGTAGAAcgcacattccactaaccatttccaccattttcatttataaagtcaaacaatttattaaaactcgtgtcggtgATAAATGAGACTTCTTATGGAAACCAGAGGAAATATAGTGGGGTGTTGGGGCccataataataaagtagtactacaataaaagataataagaaaaagtttttattaatagatAGTAGTATagaataataacaaaataaaaaggaaattgggTCTTTTTTATAGGATGAAAGGAATATGTTATAGTAATATGGAGTAGAAGCTAGAGATTAAATCATGTGTTGAGTTTGGCCAAAAAGTTAAATTACTCGATTGCAATATAAAGTCCAAAaatgaatacgactcaactccAATGGaatcgaaaaaataattattttcattttattgtttctaGATTTTAAATTGTCTCACGTTACGGGcacaaataataatgtacaatGCATGATGATGGGGAAGTTTGAttacttaatattttgttgaattgaaAGTATATTGCTAGTATGCCTGAAACTGTACTTCCAAGGccaaatatttgatttctttgtttcttGGAGCCTATATAATCATATAGTGATGTACGgagtttataaattttaacttaTTCAGAACTTTGTGGCAACTGATGATTACCAATAACAAGAGaagattattaataatttgtggaTTTAAAGTGGATTCATGACAATGTGTCTTTTCTACTACTATATGCCATTAAACCCAAGATCTAGACATTGATGCAAAGAGGTTTCATGCAATGAAATCCTCGTGGAATGTCAGTGTAATGGGGAGTTGTGTATTGGATAAGGCTgacattcatttttaaaagtgaATAGTGCATTCACACAGGACATGAGATATCCGCCAAAAGCCCAGAATGCAAAGCACCACTAATATTATCAACTCATTTATTTCCAACCTCCCATCTTAAATTATGATTCAATATCACACATGACACAACTAATCCCCAAGTTTTCAAGCTActgaaatattgaaattaaatctgTACATACACATAGATAAGCatagaaatagtaaaaaggaaatgaaaatgataagaataataacaaaattttttatCCTGGGAGGGTAGTACTAGAGGTTTAACGATTTGTACATTGCAACCAGAATCAGATTTCTCCCGCCGGCCTATTAACATTTCAAAACCACCGTGATTATTCAACTTCTTTTAAATCAACAGCTCAAAGCTTCGTATTTCACCGGAATCGGACGGTTGAAACCGGCCTGCGCCAGCAGATTACCAACCACGCCGATATCCCTGCAGAAAACGCCTTGAAAGACTGATGGTGGTGGAGTTTTGAAGGCCTTGCTTTCCACCGCAACTGCCACCCTCTCAGGCGGAGGCGGGGCCGGATGCTGAATGGCCGCGGCCGCCTTCTTCCTTTGCTTCTCAGCTGCTTCCTCATCCAGAATGATCGACATTACACTGGTGTATCCCCTCTGCACCAATCTATACAGCAACAACGACGACATTTTGGCCCGATCACGGACAGAATCGACGTCTTTCTCGTCTGCAAACTCGCACCTCTCGATGAAACTAGACGATTTATCCGGCTTGTGTTTGAGGGTGAGCAGGAGATGAGCTCTCTCGAGCTCTGATCTCGAACAGCCTCTTCTCAGTCCAATCAATGCGTAGTAATCTACGTTGCCGGTTTCTCCGGAGGCAAGTCTCTGCTTCAGCTGTTGAATTTTGGCTGCTAAGGAGCACAATTTGCCGGGAATTTCTCTGTATTGAACGCTCTGCCGCTTCCAAACGGGGCCGGGCAGTTTCCGGTCTCGGAGAATTGAGTTGTAGAGCAGTTTCAAATGCTCCAGATCATGGAGGCTGTCGGGCAAGCATCGGATGGTCTCGAACAAGCCGGCTCGGACGGTGAGGGCGTCGATGCACGAGGTTTCGAGGGCGAGGGCGCGATTGCAGTCGGCGATCGCCTCCGCGATCCGGCCGGCGGATTGGAAGGCGGTGGCGCGGTGGACGTAGCACTCCGAGAGGAACCCCTGGGGTGCGCCGCGGCGGCCGTCGAGGATTTTGGAGAAGTGGCGGATGGCCTCGGCGTAGAGGCCGGCGTCGAGGGCGGCGATCGCGGCAGCCTTGCGACGGATGAGGAGTTTGATGTGGCAGAGGAGGTGGGAGATGCTCTCTGACTCGGTCTTCGGCGGGGTTTGGGGCTGGTTGCTGATCAGATTCTCGCCGGAGCGCGGGAACTTGTTGAAGGAGAAGATGTCGTCGGAGAGAGAGATGCTCTCGCGGCGGAATGCGGCGGTGGCGAGGCGCTTTCCGGTCTGGAGGAGTACCATTGCCTCCTCCATCAAGCCGAGATGGCAGCATGCTTGCCCCAATACCGAGTACCTGTTCGATGAAATGCGTCAGATAACAGAGTCAATTGCAAATCTGGTAATTAATCAATCATCGTTGTTGAAAATTGTGGGCATAGAAACAGACGAATTTGAATTTTCGAATAGGATAAAAACGAATAAATAACGAGTTGATTAGGTCAAGCATCATTAATTGCAATCGCGTAAAATTCAAGCTTCCAAACTTAATTACTCAACAATAAACAAATCGGAGAGAAGGAGACGGAGGATTAAAGGAATTTACCTCCATTGCCCTTCCTTGTCGACGTTTTTACAGAGCCCAGCCATCACTTTCTTCCTCAAATCGGAGACGGAGAAGCACCTGAACGCAGGCTCGTCGCCGCTGGAGGAGAGGAGCTTGACTCGCTCTCTCGATAGCTGAGTCGACGAGTTATCCGACGAAGCGCTCGACGACGAATCATCAGAGGAGACTATCTTCAAGCTCGGGATATAATCCTGCAGCATATCCGCCACCTCCTTGAACCGCCGGAGATGCAGCAAACACCGCGCCTTCAGCTCGAGCGCAACCTCCATGCGCGGCGCCAGCGCCAGCGCCGCCTCCAGGAGCCCCAGCGCCGCCGCAATCTCGCTCTGCTCCTGCGTCGCAATCAACATCCTCGCTTCCCTCATGTATCTATCCACCATCTGCATACATcattcataatcaatatctccaccatcaacaataaaaaaaaatcaattgagTGAGGAATCAATCATATTTACAGCACCTTTTTGTTGGTGAGCCACCAATGCTTCCTCTCTCCGCCGGCGAGAGAGGGAGATGCGACAGCCATGGCTGGATTGCAATAATCAACCATTAAAAACTCTCTCCTCCTtcaaatgtgagtgagaaacATGGAGTGGTATAATTCCCTCTCAcggaattggagagagaggagaagaaGGGTTTTAAACAGGAAATGCCAGCTTTGACCAGAGAGAAAGCTTGATCCCTCTATTTCATCGCTGGCGACCAGATTCTCTCTACACTCagaaacctatatatataattgctTGCTTACTCTATGCGCTGTatctatttatattcatttttcttctaattttatttacttctcttccaattatattcattttcttactCACTCTATTAATTTTCTCGCAATTACTAATCATTTCCTTTTGCCGTTTCAAAACATTGTTTATatacaattgaaaaatttatGCTAAACgacaattattttaaattgttactCGATTTGTATGCAATGAAATAACATTCGCGGTTGACTCAATTGTAGGTCAATATTCCAAATTTGGAGATTATTTAGTTTGTTAGTAggatcatttaaaattaagttggTTTGCAAATACTCCTATATCGTACTGAAATTTGCAAAGctacaatattttcattttgtttctttgcttatcaattattgaagaataatattttaataaaaaggtTATGAGCCTTTAATTCGCATTTTTTTTCCAACCAAGGGGCCTAATAATGCATATATCCACTTAATTTTATGGAGTTTAtgttaatactccctccattctgaatcgtatcttattttacattattttattatttttatattacttgagtcatttattattaattataactttatgtaaaataattcaaataatatgagatggagagagtataaattAATGCGACTACACAAACTAGTGTGGTACTATTAAATTGAGCTTTGgataaaaaatttgttacaCTTTTTGATTACTGGGAATGAGTATATTTACTTAGTTATTTAACGGTGGTATTTTgtaataacataatttaagTATTGGAAAATTGTACTACTAGTTCAATAATTGTACCTAGATTCGTAACTAAGTCAAGATTAATAATACCTTTTGAACTAAATatggtttaattttgtttcgATCAAATTTGGTTAATATAGATTAATCTATGGACATTTGACATTTTCACCACTCAAAAAAGAAACGTGGAATAGTaggataattttttttctatctcaaTTCTCAACGCGTGATATCATGGCATGGATCTTGcaataatttggaaataagtcaaaattaataatcgtCTGAATTTGACTTCTGCTATCAGAACTTACattagaattaataaattatgccCATCCATCAATAAACAATTTCCTTTTGCATAATGTGGTGAAGAGATGGCGTAATGgtcacacacaaacacactaATATGTATAATTAGTTAGCTAAATCTCTTAATTATACATGCATGTATTTGGTTTGATAGTTGGCCATATCGGCTAGTTGAGATTGTTTattaaggaaaaattgattcaataaattattccAAAGCCAATTGTAAATATATCAGACTTGGctaacaaattaattagcGTAAATAAACTTCatatttatacttataaaatcAGGTGTgcattaaaatgacaacacctcttaaagtaacaccataccaccattcatagccaatcatttgtacacgtggacgaataatcagctgccatgtgACAATCATAAACAatgctcaagggtaaatttctcggccagcaatatctaacacgctagacaacaatttttttcggtcagcaatatccaatacactgTTGTttagcgtttatactattgctatgtagcgtttataatattactgaATACgtagtgttgtcattttaacacaaacctataaaaccatcttataaatatttatgatcCATAAATGTCATGCATAACAATAAATTTGCGTTGACTTTATTTAAACAAGAATTTACTCCCAAACTTGCATATAATTAGGAGATTAGTcgttttctcaattttatttcttcctcttcttcgaTCACCTCAACAATTGGATGTTAGATTAAATTGACTCCTCTATTTAGCAAATTATTCCCAAAAGAATAATGAATTAGAAATTCAGTTTATGAGAGTATATCGGAATTACATGAACAGAGATAGTGGTCATTAATCGTGAAAAAGTTTAATGGTAATGACACAATTTTGTGAAATCAGCATATATCATAGATCCCGAGGTGCCACACATCTCATATCGCAAcagataaattgaaaaaattaatagaatattcAAATTGAAGCATCATAATATCCACTTTggtaattataattttttaaaatactatgtagtactatatcttagtaaaatcaataaaaaaatatatatatcatattgATGAGGGTTGAAGAAAAGAAGTATTCCCCAAGACGTAAACCAGAAGAATCATgcccttttatttttctctctctattttttttaatcccatTTTTTTAAGCTCCTTTCCTTTAAGATGggttctctcttttttcatcCTTTGCTTTAGATTTCACCCAAATTGATTAATGAGTGCACATGAATCGTAGTggatatagataaataaatggaTGGATGGATAGAAAGCCATATGACCTTGTCTCTCTCTTAAtaatttctctatttatttatcttatttcaCGTCTGATTTATCGATAGTGTGGTATTTCTATTTGATTTGGACATATTTAGACTACAAACTTAGTTAAAtttaagagagaaagagagattatttgaattatacgAATTCTAGTTTAAACCATATAACTATAACAAATGTATAATGTATTATTAGTGTGAGAGTCCTACAAATAATTGcaaatatatgatttaaatcctaataattgtaaaaaaaaaaaaaaaaaaagagggatGGGagacaaacacacacaaagaGGCCACCTATTTAATATTCTTGCTTTGCAAATAAAGGAGGTTCCTAAAATTTACAATCTCGTTGGCATGGGACCCACCCCCACTTGCCACATCACTAAATGCACCAAGCAAACTTCCACGTGGCATGACCTGATAAGTGGTCCCACGCACTTCGCTACCATTGGCCTGGTATTGCCTTTTATTGCACCCACTAGATGCTCAATGGCATTCTTTACTTATTcgcttttttggaaaaatattgccttaatattagtactattattgttTAAAATCATGATGcataattaatgtataataaatatttgataatatcataaaaatatatctaatcgcatatttgattttggaaaATCTACTTTTCAACTTGAGGCCAACGTGGGTCCAATTTTTTCTACTACCATAATAACACTAAATCCATGATCTATTGATTGAACGAAGGAAAACATCTTATCGATTCAACTGTGTTTCATCTTTGGCGACATTGATATAGACTAAATTAAGTGAACATGTCACTATCTGGagtttttttacttttacattatttattttatattgttccAAATTGAAATTTACATAAATGATATGGTACAAAGttccatttatattttgttctaCTATATTCCATTATGTTTTGATACCGTCAATTACCTATGTGGggtacaattttttatttcatcagtTGATATTGGCCGAAAAGGTTTCACCATTGTTTAATGTTGGTTTATAAATAGGTCACACAATCCCTTGTCTGAAGTACGCACTGCACGAGACTAAGTATATGTAAGAGTACTCAACAACAAACTGAAAGCAAGAAAATGTCACCTCTTACCAGCTTTTCTTTATAACAAACATGAAATATTAGAATCAGTAAATAATATTCCTACTATTACTATATTCCTTAGCAACTTACTAACATTTTTATGAATGTTACTCAACTTTAATTTTACCAAGTAGTATATGCTTAAATAGATTATGGTGAATCACcaacatcataattttatttcaaataaagtatataaaaaactGTTCACTTAAAACAGGAATCCGAGTTATAACTTTTAGAGGCTTGAATTTGTAACTTAAACATCTTATTATTGAGTTACtcattatatataaagaaGCAAATGATGATATAATGTGCCAATATTTCAACTCATTTCATTATTGGTCACatttcaattgaataatttgtaGGCAAAAGCCAATCATGTGCATTGCctcatatataattttatcttctCTATTGCTTTtcctatttaaaaaaaaaaatattttcaacatcATCACACGCATACACACTCCTCTTTAAAtgtttcaatttcaaagtgaaaacgtataataaatacttacGGATTGGAAGTTGACTATTATGCAACCAAATTGATTTGTAAAGTTagctcaaaatttaaatagtgcTAAAGTCTTGTGCCTTTATACATTCGAcgtatataatttaattgttggaTGGTGTGTTGTccatgtttaaaattttaataaatgctTCTTTAATTTAAGAAACTTCATTCAATGCTACATttgaattaagaaaaagagTATCCGACGTTTGGCCTTGTGACCTGccatttatttacattaaattgCACATTTTATTAGTTCGAAGCATCTGATTCAGTTCTATTGTTTCACCTAATAtctcaataataaaattaagtagttCCAGCAGCAacttagtagtattaatttgttagtattaaaaaatgaatccaaatttaaaggaaaaaatacTCACATTTCTTGGTGATAATATGgtagtataattaaatgcaaaaaGTAGTCAAGTACTAcagttaaatataaatatattaattataaacatgGGAATGAATTGTAGCCACATTTTGATTATATGAAACTTTAACATCGTCGTCATGTGGAAACATTAATGTGTGAAATAGATCAATTACAATGTCTTGATCgaatactttattattttcattaatttgcCATTTTACTCATTGCACAGCCATAACTTCTCCTTCGCCATTTCTTAGAAAAAGAGAGACTTTTCCATTCTCTTATTGGTTTTGAGTGAAAATGG
The genomic region above belongs to Salvia hispanica cultivar TCC Black 2014 chromosome 3, UniMelb_Shisp_WGS_1.0, whole genome shotgun sequence and contains:
- the LOC125214940 gene encoding uncharacterized protein LOC125214940 — encoded protein: MVDYCNPAMAVASPSLAGGERKHWWLTNKKMVDRYMREARMLIATQEQSEIAAALGLLEAALALAPRMEVALELKARCLLHLRRFKEVADMLQDYIPSLKIVSSDDSSSSASSDNSSTQLSRERVKLLSSSGDEPAFRCFSVSDLRKKVMAGLCKNVDKEGQWRYSVLGQACCHLGLMEEAMVLLQTGKRLATAAFRRESISLSDDIFSFNKFPRSGENLISNQPQTPPKTESESISHLLCHIKLLIRRKAAAIAALDAGLYAEAIRHFSKILDGRRGAPQGFLSECYVHRATAFQSAGRIAEAIADCNRALALETSCIDALTVRAGLFETIRCLPDSLHDLEHLKLLYNSILRDRKLPGPVWKRQSVQYREIPGKLCSLAAKIQQLKQRLASGETGNVDYYALIGLRRGCSRSELERAHLLLTLKHKPDKSSSFIERCEFADEKDVDSVRDRAKMSSLLLYRLVQRGYTSVMSIILDEEAAEKQRKKAAAAIQHPAPPPPERVAVAVESKAFKTPPPSVFQGVFCRDIGVVGNLLAQAGFNRPIPVKYEALSC